The Fundulus heteroclitus isolate FHET01 unplaced genomic scaffold, MU-UCD_Fhet_4.1 scaffold_63, whole genome shotgun sequence region CCCGTTTGTTCAGCCGGAGAACGTCCCGTATGTTCAGCCGGAGAACGTCCCGTATGTTCAGCCGGAGAACGTCCCGTATGTTCAGCCGGAGAACGTCCCGTTTGTTCAGCCGGAGAACGTCCCGTGTGTTCAGCCGGAGACTGTCCCGTATGTTCAGCCGGAGAACGTCCCGTTTGTTCAGCCGGAGAACGTCCCGTATGTTCAGCCAGAGAACGTCCCGTGTGTTCAGCCGGAGAACGTCCCGTAGGTTCAGCTGGAGAACGTCCCGTATGTTCAGCCGGAGAACGTCCCGTTTTCTTCAGCTGGAGAATGTCCCGTATGTTCAGCCGGAGAACGTCCCGTTTGTTCAGCCGGAGAACGTCCCATATGTTCAGCCGAAGAACTTCCCGTTTTGTTCAGCCGGAGAACGTCCCGTGTGTTCAGCCGGAGAACGTCCCGTCTGTTCAGCCGGAGAACGTCCCGTGTGTTCAGCCGGAGAACGTCCCGTGTGTTCAGCCGGAGACTGTCCCGTATGTTCAGCCGGAGAACGTCCCGTTTGTTCAGCCGGAGAACGTCCCGTATGTTCAGCCGGAGAACGTCCCGTATGTTCAGCCGGAGAACGTCCCGTATGTTCAGCCGGAGAACGTCCCGTTTGTTCAGCCGGAGAACGTCCCGTATGTTCAGCCGGAGAACGTCCCGTATGTTCAGCCGGAGAACGTCCCGTATGTTCAGCCGGAGAACGTCCCGTTTGTTCAGCCGGAGAACGTCCCGTGTGTTCAGCCGGAGACTGTCCCGTATGTTCAGCCGGAGAACGTCCCGTTTGTTCAGCCGGAGAACGTCCCGTATGTTCAGCCGGAGAACGTCCCGTATGTTCAGCCGGAGAACGTCCCGTATGTTCAGCCGGAGAACGTCCCGTTTGTTCAGCCGGAGAACGTCCCGTATGTTCAGCCGGAGAACGTCCCGTATGTTCAGCCGGAGAACGTCCCGTTTGTTCAGCCGGAGAACGTCCCGTGTGTTCAGCCGGAGAACGTCCCGTGTGTTCAGCCGGAGAACGTCCCGTATGTTCAGCCGGAGAACGTCCCGTGTGTTCAGCCAGGGAACGTCCCGTGTGTTCAGCTGGAGAACGTCCCGTATGTTCAGCCGGAGAACGTCCCGTATGTTCAGCAGGAGAACGTCTCGTATGTTCAGCTGGAGAACGTCCCGTATGTTCAGCCGGAGAACGTCCCGTATGTTCAGCCGGAGAATGTCCCGTTTGTTCAGCTGGAGAACGTCCCGTGCTTTCACCTCCTCTGTAGAAGATTATTCAGGTTCTATGATCAGGTTCTACAGTCAGGTTCTACGGTCAGGTTCTACGATCAGGTTCTATGATCAGGTTCTACGGTCAGGTTCTACGGTCAGGTTCTATTGTCAGGTTCTAGGTCAGGTTCTAGGTCAGGTTCTACGGTCAGGTTCTAGGTCAGGTTCTGCCACCAGAGCTATGGtcgtctgcagctcctccagagctccCATGGACCTCCTGGCTGTTCCTTGGATCAACGTTCTCCTTggcccgtctgctgggttcctgggTCTTCGTGATGCAGGTGGTTCCCTGATgatctctgcagaaccagaacagctgcagTTAGACTCAGGTTCTGGACTCGGGTTCTGGACTCGGGTTCCTGAAGGACTCGGGCTGCAGCTGCATCAGAGTAGAAGAGTCTTTGTCATCATCCTCCACAGGAACCCAGCTTGGTTCTGGTCGGTTCCAGAGGCTGACAGAGTTATGATGTTCTGCTCCAGGTCTAAGCTccatgggcgtaggtttgtatagggaccatagggacatgtccctaccaataattcgatgtgaataacatgtttataatttaaaatacatcgttgttacagcagtcgcttattttcctctcgcagctccgctgcttggcggctgctgctgctgcagctccgtctGCCAGCCTGCGTGTCCAGTCGGTCTTTCCTGTCGCTTTAACTTAGCAGCGCACGTaactgtgctgtgtgctgtttaactccactctcattggttgttttACCTTAAGTcccgccttctctctccctggttggttgttttctagtgcgtgcatgtgcgtgcatgcttgcagcgcgaaatttaaatttaattcacgCTAGAATACTGCAGTTACTACAACGAATATTAGactacgaaactagtcccaattaaaaaaaaaaatatattatccacgctataacaggcgatagaagaagcaggagagagtagttttcatttgtggaacttaagaaatgtaagtaaccaacgttagcatcttaaaataatatttaattcagaagtataatacattttatcagcaaaaatattctgtgtcaggcaggagttctgaagactgctggaaaaaaTCGACAAGCAAAGAATGTAAGCTttcaaaaaatccctttaaggtggttcagatataaatagcaggtgttattcgttttatagagtataacaatacgagatggtgcctaaacattgctattttttgtttagaaagcataattagggttcaacataataatagtgctatttaattatttctacttttggaaataggataaagtacaaacagaggaacacattggtttgattttacatagatttccacacagtccataagtaaattagtacaaacattagtgtctggtaaaaatgcttgaatctggctgtttattttggatATTATTGCATTACGGATAAGatagtgttatattttcttttaataattgttaaaagcgattttatatttgaataaacttaGGCTCATGCTTAGTGTTGTGATTGTAGATAATgccaccaaaaaagaaaagagacataaggagctattttaacactcagacagtaagtatcataggatgatataaaaggttgtgttacatttaatcctgtaatactaaaaacacacttgtataATAGTAACATTATATGATTATAGGAAACACAGATATCCAGTAATAAAGATGCAGGGCAGCTTGAaggtgaagcagctggcccttcagtgcttcaggtgatgtctaatagattttaattacaaattaaggagcagctttttatttatatacaatatatatagtgcttataaaatttgtattaatgtagAAAGAAATGCTGCTTTCTCTTTAAACGAAATGTCCCCTGATGCTCATGTCAAGTATAAAAAATAGGGGCATGAatattgcgtaggaccaatgacatcAAACCAATGAATCTTGAGACCagtagtgtccctaccaaagttgaaatcaaacctacgcccatgcTAAGCTCTCCAGGCTGTAACCGGGTTTGGTTCCGGTTCTTTAAAGGCGAGCTGCtgattctggtttctgtttctttgaCTTTAACTCGTCGGCTAAAGAGGAAGAACTGAGACCAGAGGTTCTTGGTCtgtggaaccagaaccaaacattttaaactggatCTCTCTCTGCTCTCGTCTTTAAGTTCATGAATGAACATTTTCAGTCAGAAACAGAAACTTTGTGATTTTCTGGTATTTTATTAATCAAACTTACACGTTTGGAACAAGTTTGATGCTTTTTAGTGAAATTTCTTcctgaaagtaaataaattacttCAGTCATTATTATCTGAGGCGctctgctgccacctggtggccaACAGACAACCAGCAggttgcttttaaaaatgtatattttcccGTTTTTAACAGTAAAAAGTGTTGAAATAAACTAAAGGGAGTCTGTTTCTATGGCTTCATCACTTCTTCATCCTGATgctgagttctggttctggtcataAACCCAATCAGATGGATTCACTTGGCCTGACTCATCAAACTAAGTCCTGTTTAACGTTTGGCGGAGAGATTCCTCCTCCAGGACAACTCTTCATCGTGAGGAAGACGTCCTGACAGGAAGGTGATCCTGCAGCAGAGTGGGTCCAGACGGGTTCTGGTTAATCAGGCTGTGGGTGTGATAACAGAACCCAGGGAGGTGTGGGTCTGCACGCCTGAACCTGAAGGCCAGTCACAGCAATCGTCACTCCGCCTTAACGAGGCGATCTGAGGCGAGGCGCTGCACGgccagacctgcagcctgagaacacagcagcagccgcttcaaTAATTAATGAAGAAATTATGAGCGCATGAATTATTCATGTGGGCAGATTACAGTAAACAGGTGCCAGGACGGCCGGAAACgtctcctcctgctgcagaaccgcTCAGAACCAACCAGAACCACTGAGAACCAATCAGAACCGCTCAGAACCGCCTCGTCTGAGTGGGTCAGACGTTGgattcatagaaagtttttacgCCGTGATGAAAACAAGCAGCTTCAGATTTTCTCTGATGCTGTCAGGAACACATGCACTCAGTCATATTCATACTCGACCATGATGGGTTTGTCTCGTGAAACCAGGGCAGACAGGAAGTAACGCTGAGAAGCTCATCAGACGCTACAGTGAACGGAAACAGAGTCGCGTTAACTGGACCTTTCTCACACTCAAACATCAGCTAGCTGTCTTTTACAGACAGGTACGCCTCCAGAACCGCTGGTCTAACCTGTGGGGTTCCACAGGGGTGTGTTTTGGGTcctttgctttttatttgcttCCTTTAGCTGCCGTTATTAAATCTTTTAATGATATCTCTAATcacttttatgcagatgatatttAACTGTATGTGAGCCTCATCAGCTGGACAGGCGGTCCACTCTGGTTCTCTGTTTATCCCAGATCAGGGATTGGCTAGGTCCCTAAACAACGTGGCAGTGATTATAGCGCCCCCTGCATGCGTTCTAAAGCCACTCAGGATGTTGTTCCATCTAATCTCCAGAATCTTGGTGTAGTTCTCAGTTCTTCTCTGGACCTTTGCTCTCTGTCTCAGTTAAAGAACATTTCTAAGCTGCAACACGTGGTCTCCTCAGATGAACCAGAAACATCTGTCAAGAACCAGAGAaggatggacccagtattcagccagacaagaaaagtgcaaacaaaaaggctttaataaagctcaTAAATAAGCCAGACAGGGAAAAGCAGGCTCAGTGGTcaaaaaacagtccaaggtcGATACacaaaaatggcagtccaaaaccggcagaaatacagacagggatcaggcaagctcaggTTCTCCAGAAACAGAATCAGGTCAGTCaataacaggcaggcagtcggaacagggcaggaaaaacagtaTCAGCatacaggctggctcagaagtcaaaaaagAGGCAATTGGGTAATGTCAACAGAAAGACACAAAGGGAAtcctggacaaaactcaccaagggCTCATAAAGACAATggtctggcagagtgcaggagacagaggcagatataagtaggggagtgagcaggtgaacagagtgaaactaattacaagaatgggtggagctaatcaggggaGACAAAATGGCTGGaactaaactgaagctgattggatggtaaCTGGTGAAGGAGTGAGagcaagacaaaagaatgctggcaggttaACTGAATAAGggctggtgacagaagtgaacagagcaggccagaagaaaagtacaaaatcaaaccacattaaaacccaaactattccattaaccaaaactagtacagaacctaaacctaagacagaatcgattacataaaagaatcactaaaccaaaacagaacttaaactaatccagaaccaaaatcaccataaagaccaaacagaacataag contains the following coding sequences:
- the LOC118561417 gene encoding uncharacterized protein C2orf16-like, coding for MGALEELQTTIALVAEPDLEPDPEQTGHSPAEHTGRSPAEHTGRSPAEHTRRSPAEHTGRSPAEHTGRSPAEHTGRSLAEHTGRSPAEHTGRSPAEHTGRSPAEHTGRSPAEQTGRSPAEHTGRSPAEHTGRSPAEQTGRSPAEHTGRSPAEHTGRSPAEHTGRSPAEQTGRSPAEHTGQSPAEHTGRSPAEQTGRSPAEHTGRSPAEHTGRSPAEHTGRSPAEQTGRSPAEHTGRSPAEHTGRSPAEHTGRSPAEQTGRSPAEHTGQSPAEHTGRSPAEHTGRSPAEQTGRSPAEHTGRSPAEQNGKFFG